From the genome of Triticum aestivum cultivar Chinese Spring chromosome 3B, IWGSC CS RefSeq v2.1, whole genome shotgun sequence, one region includes:
- the LOC123066237 gene encoding stress enhanced protein 1, chloroplastic encodes MALLSILRSSPLAVPAASSRRPPNHGVYLLRVSTRAAPSSLSVRCEQSSKPGGGSVVDVWASRLAMMSFAAAVVAEVSTGKGFVENFGVATPAPALALVVTALVIGLAVLFIVRSGAQD; translated from the exons ATGGCGCTCCTCTCCATCCTACGCTCGTCTCCGCTGGCCGTCCCCGCGGCCTCTTCTCGCCGCCCACCCAATCATGGTGTCTACCTACTACGCGTCAGCACCAGGGCCGCGCCGTCGTCTCTGTCCGTGAGGTGCGAGCAGAGCAGCAAGCCGGGCGGCGGCAGCGTCGTCGACGTGTGGGCGAGCCGCCTGGCCATGATGAGCTTCGCCGCGGCGGTCGTCGCCGAGGTGTCCACcggcaagggctttgtcgag AATTTCGGCGTGGCAACGCCGGCGCCGGCGTTGGCGCTGGTGGTGACGGCGCTCGTCATCGGCCTGGCCGTCCTCTTCATCGTCAGGTCCGGAGCGCAGGATTGA
- the LOC123072053 gene encoding F-box only protein 6 produces the protein MGEVAALRQLVGQVQELWDLYGAVHAHAHGPIPRWYLLDFEHGSVKDDYCGERTGYNPELLKIMEANQSPPRKRPRRDRNREKASFLNSAEAMKLDIWSEFPEDLFETVIARLPVAAIFRFRSVCRKWCSLVGSDNFSQQYSEVPQGMPWFYTITHENGNNNVAMYDPSLNKWHHPSVPLAPANIVMPVASAGGLVCLLDLSHRNFYICNPLTQSLKEIPPRSVQAWSRVSVGMVLNGRTSNEGYKVMWLRNDGNHEVYDSVQNMWSQPGAFPPSIKLPLALNFRSQPVAVGSTLYFMCSEPEGVLSYDVSTGIWIHFIIPLPLHLTDHTLAEFQGKIMLVGLLCKNAATCVCIWELQKMTLLWKEVDRMPNIWCLEFYGKHMRMTCLGNSGLLMLSLKAKRMNRLVMYNLVSKEWQKVPDCMLPCSRKKQWIACGTAFSPCPSASP, from the exons atgggggAGGTGGCGGCGCTGCGGCAGCTGGTCGGCCAGGTGCAGGAGCTCTGGGACCTCTACGGCGCCGTCCACGCCCACGCCCACGGCCCCATCCCCAG GTGGTATTTACTTGACTTTGAGCATGGTTCGGTCAAGGATGATTATTGTGGAGAAAGGACTGGATACAACCCGGAATTATTGAAGATCATGGAAGCTAACCAATCTCCTCCTCGCAAGCGACCACGCAGAGACAGAAACCGAGAGAAAGCATCCTTCCTGAACTCGGCTGAAGCAATGAAGCTAGATATTTGGAGCGAGTTCCCTGAAGACCTTTTTGAAACTGTCATTGCAAGGCTTCCAGTGGCTGCAATTTTCCGATTCCGCTCTGTTTGCCGGAAGTGGTGTTCTCTGGTAGGCTCAGACAATTTCTCTCAGCAGTACTCTGAAGTCCCACAGGGAATGCCATGGTTCTATACAATCACACATGAGAATGGCAACAACAATGTAGCGATGTATGACCCTTCGCTAAACAAGTGGCACCACCCTTCTGTTCCCCTTGCTCCTGCAAACATAGTAATGCCAGTGGCTTCTGCAGGTGGCCTTGTGTGCTTATTGGATCTTAGCCACAGAAACTTCTACATATGCAACCCTCTTACACAATCACTAAAGGAAATTCCTCCGAGGTCAGTCCAGGCATGGTCAAGAGTGTCAGTAGGGATGGTGCTGAATGGAAGAACTTCTAATGAGGGTTACAAAGTGATGTGGTTGCGAAATGATGGAAATCATGAAGTCTACGACTCAGTGCAGAATATGTGGTCTCAGCCAGGCGCGTTTCCTCCAAGCATCAAGCTCCCACTTGCTCTAAATTTCAGGTCACAGCCTGTCGCGGTTGGCAGCACGCTGTACTTCATGTGCTCAGAACCCGAGGGTGTTTTGTCATATGATGTAAGCACTGGGATTTGGATTCATTTCATCATCCCGCTGCCGCTGCATCTGACTGACCACACACTTGCCGAGTTCCAGGGGAAGATCATGCTTGTGGGCCTGCTGTGCAAAAACGCAGCAACCTGCGTCTGCATCTGGGAGTTGCAGAAGATGACTCTCCTCTGGAAGGAGGTGGACAGAATGCCAAATATCTGGTGCTTAGAATTCTACGGTAAGCACATGAGGATGACCTGCCTGGGCAACAGCGGCTTGCTCATGCTCTCCTTGAAGGCCAAGCGGATGAACCGCCTCGTGATGTACAACCTTGTGAGCAAGGAGTGGCAGAAGGTTCCGGACTGCATGCTCCCTTGCAGCCGCAAGAAGCAGTGGATAGCATGTGGCACGGCATTCAGTCCGTGCCCCTCTGCCTCACCCTGA